DNA from Caldisericia bacterium:
AAGAAAATAAATTAAATGAGAAAGATTTAAAAGAAAATGAAGAATTGACTTTAAATAAATTAGAAAAAGAGAAAGTTTTAATTAAAAAATCAAAAAATCTATTAAATTTTAAATATTCAATCTCTTTTCCTTTAAAACATGATAAAGAATTAATTGGTTTTATCTCTTTTCTATCAAATAAAACAAAATCAATAAATAGACAAAATTTACTTTTTCTTAAAGAGATTTCAAATGACCTAAATCTTGGAATCTCAAAGTTTTTGGACAAGGAGATGGTTATGAAAAAAACAAAAGAACAAGAAAAAACAATAGATCTTATGCTAAAAGCATTTTCAAAAATAATTACAATGAAAGAGCCATATACTGGAGATCATTCATCAAGAGTTTCAATTATAACTTATTTGATAGGAAAGGAGTTAAATTTAAATAAAGAAAGTTTAAAAGCATTAAAATATGCATCATTTTTACATGACCTTGGAAAACTTTTTGTTCCCTCTGAAATTCTAAATAAATATGGAAAATTAAGCGAAAGAGAATTTAGTTTGATAAAAGAACATGTCTTAAAAAGTTATGAAATAGTAAAAGATATAAATCTCCCAGAACCAACAGAAAAAATAATTCTTCAGCATCATGAGAGATTAGATGGTTCTGGTTATCCTTATGGACTGAAAAATGATGAAATAATTCTTGAAGCAAAAATATTAGCAGTTGCAGATGTGATAGATGCGATGCTTTCAAATAGACCATATAGACCTCCTCTTGAAAAAGAAAAAGTTATAGAGGAACTTACAATAAATAAAGGAATTCTTTATGATGAAAAAGTAGTTGATATTGCTTTAAAAATAATTAATAAGATAAAATATAATTAGAAAATTAGGTATTTATAACTATGGCAAAATCTAAAAAGGAAGAACCCGAAGTAAAAGAAGAAGAGTTAAAAAAAGAAAAAGATGAAGAAAAAAAGGTTTTAAAAGAGAGTATCTACACTGGCAGTAAAGCATTGGAAACTGCTCCTAAAATTTATGGTGTATCAACTGGAGTTGAAGGTCTTGATAATCTCTTTTTTACAGTTGAAAGCGAAGATGGAAAAATAGTTAAAAAAAGTTTAAATGGAATTCCAGCCTATTCTGTATTTAATATAACTGGTGTTTCAGACACAGGAAAATCTCTGATGGTTGAACAGTTTGCTGTTGAACAAGCAAAAAGAGGAAATTCAGTTTGTTTTATTACTGTGGAATCTCCGGCTAATTTTGTTATTGTGTCAATGAAACACAGAGCAGAAGCCCTTGGATATGATTTTTCAAAATTTGAAAATAATATTATATTAATTGATGCAGCATCTCATTCAGTTTTAAGAGAGAATATACCAGATTTACTATCAACTCTTGCATATGTTATAAAGACTTATAAAGTAAAATTTACAATTATTGATTCAGTAACAGGTCTTTATGAAAATAAAGAAATGATGGCAAGAGCAGTTGTAAGAATTTTATTTAATTTTATGAAAAAATGGTATCAAACAGCACTATTTGTATCACAAAAAAGAAGTGGACATGAAGAGTTTACAGCAGAAGCAGCAGGTGGCTATGCAGTTGGTCATATTGTTGATGGAACGATGGTTTTTGCAAAAGAAATGATAGATTCTGGAATAAAAGCAAAGTTATATAAAAAAGAGTTAGGAGATATTGTAAGATTATTTAGAATTGATGGTTGTAGAATGTGTGGGCATGATACTAAAACACATTTGATGGAAATAACAGATTTAGGTTTAATTAGAATTCTTGAACCATTATCATCAAAATAAATTAAGGTGAAATCTTTACAATAAACTGAATTCTACTTTCACTTGAATATGGTTTTCCTATAAAGTTATCGAATTTTTTTGTAAGTTCAATTTGTTTATTTAAACTTTCTTTTTGTTTTTCTAATTCATCATTGACTTTCTTTATTCCATCTTTAATATTATTTATTCCATCAGAACTATATTGAAGTCCATAAAAATCAACACCTTTAATTTTTCCTCCTTTGATTAAAATTTCAAGAGATTTTATTAATTCATTCATACTATTATTAATACTATTTCCTAAATAGTTTATTCCTTCTTTAAATTTTGTTAAACCTGAATTTAATAAATTAGATAGACTATTTAGTCCTAATATAGATTTACCATCAACTTCTCCTCCATTTATGACTAAATTTAATGTATCTTTTATTTTTATATTAGAATCAATAAGAGCATTAACACCTAAAAGTGCTATTTTTAAATTTTCTAAAGAATTTATGATTAATTCATTTCCATCATATAATTTTTTAATATTTTCCTTAAGATCTTTTAAAGAAATTATATTTTTACCATCACCTAAATTTCCACCATTCAATAGAAAATTAATTAAAAGGTTTTCAAACTCAAGGTTTTCAATTAATTTTAATTTTAAATCATCTTTTATATTAATAGCTATGTTTTTATTTAATTCATTTATGCTTTTAATTTTATTAATAACTTCAATGTATCCATCTATCAAAAGTTGAAGCGAGAGAAGATTTTTATTAATCTCTCTCATATTACTTAAAATTAAATCAACACCTTGGGGAAGATTTTTAAGTGAATTTAATTTTTCAACATCAATTCCTTTAGATATTTGAAGCAAGATGTTAGAATTAATATTTATTCCCTGAGAAATAAGCATTAATTCTGAAATTCCCTTTTCAATTTCATTAAAATTAAAATTTCCTGCTTTTGTTAAGTTATTTTTAATCTCTTCAACATAAATTTTTTGAAATTCAATTAATTTTGCTAACCCATCTAAACCTTGTAGAAATTTTTTTAAAAAAGAGAAGTCAGGAAATTCGAAAGAAATTAAACCTGGAGAGATTGAAATTAATAGTTCTGGTAGCTCTATTTTATCA
Protein-coding regions in this window:
- a CDS encoding HD domain-containing protein gives rise to the protein ENKLNEKDLKENEELTLNKLEKEKVLIKKSKNLLNFKYSISFPLKHDKELIGFISFLSNKTKSINRQNLLFLKEISNDLNLGISKFLDKEMVMKKTKEQEKTIDLMLKAFSKIITMKEPYTGDHSSRVSIITYLIGKELNLNKESLKALKYASFLHDLGKLFVPSEILNKYGKLSEREFSLIKEHVLKSYEIVKDINLPEPTEKIILQHHERLDGSGYPYGLKNDEIILEAKILAVADVIDAMLSNRPYRPPLEKEKVIEELTINKGILYDEKVVDIALKIINKIKYN
- a CDS encoding KaiC domain-containing protein, whose product is MAKSKKEEPEVKEEELKKEKDEEKKVLKESIYTGSKALETAPKIYGVSTGVEGLDNLFFTVESEDGKIVKKSLNGIPAYSVFNITGVSDTGKSLMVEQFAVEQAKRGNSVCFITVESPANFVIVSMKHRAEALGYDFSKFENNIILIDAASHSVLRENIPDLLSTLAYVIKTYKVKFTIIDSVTGLYENKEMMARAVVRILFNFMKKWYQTALFVSQKRSGHEEFTAEAAGGYAVGHIVDGTMVFAKEMIDSGIKAKLYKKELGDIVRLFRIDGCRMCGHDTKTHLMEITDLGLIRILEPLSSK